The Streptomyces kanamyceticus DNA segment CGTCGCTCTTGAGCCACCGCGCACGCCATTGATCAGGACCGCGAAGACCACTGCCCAATCAATGGCACCGCCGCTGAACTCTGTGCTGCACACCGATCTCCACGACCAGACGGGAAGAGACTTCATGATCGCAACGAAACGCCTGGCCCTCGGGGCGGCATCGATCGCGCTCGGCGGCGGCATGGCCCTCACCACGATCCCGGCGGCCACCGCCGCCCCCACCGCACCGGCTCGGACCGCACAGAGCCGCCCCGCCCACGACGACGTGTCCGCCGGCTCACGGTGCTCGAAGTGGATCGACTACCTCGGCCGGGGCCGGGGCCACGCCAACTGCCCGGGATACAAGGTTCACGTCAGGGTGTGGTGCGCCAACCACAAGAGCTACAGCAGCAAGCCGTACTGGAGGAAGAACTACAACAAGGCCGAGTGCCCCAAGAACGTCGGTGCGGTGAGGATGCGCAGCACGCCCTGACAGGGCCCACCGAACTGCCGGGCCCGTTCTCCCACGGGGGTGGAGAACGGGCCCGGCCCCGCCGCTGCGCCTGACTCTCGGATCCGCCCTCAGCTAGGAGTTGATCTCCAGGATCTGCGCGGCCAGTCGCCGGACGTGCTCGCGGGCTTCCGCGGGGCCGGTCACCGTGGCGCTGTCGCCGAACTGCAGGAGCAGGCGTACGTCTTCCACGTCCCGGCCGGTGACCGTGATGCTCACGCGCCCTCCTAGTACGCCTTCGGTGTCCTGAACGGCCAGTCGGCGGCCGAGGACGCGCCTCGCGAGGCCGAGGCGGTCGGCGTCGATCTCCGCATGGATCCGGAAGGCTTCCGGGTTCTCCCAGCGCGCCGTCAGCTCCGCCGCGACACCGTCCAGGGTCGCGTCAGGACGCAACCTGCGGGCTGCCCGCATCGGCTCCCAGCCGACGAGGCGTTCCAGCGCGTGGAGTCGGGGGCGGCCTTCCGCATCCGCCACGAGGTACCACCTCCCGGCCTTGGCCAGCAGGCCATAAGGGTCCACGACCCGCCAGGCGGCCTCGGTCTCCGCCGACCGGCGGTAGGAGATCCGCAGCCGGACACCGCGCCGCAGGTCACCCACCAGCGCCGCCGGTGGCATGCCCGCGGCGTCCCGGAAGAACCACGGCCTGTTGTCGGTGGTGACGACCGCGCTCAGGGGCAGCGCGCCGGTGCTCGACGGGCGCAGCCCCGATCGCACCTTCCGGTCCGCGCGCCGGGTGTCGGCCGTGGCTCCCAGCTGCTCGCGCTGCGCGTCGTCGAGGCCGTGGAGGGCGAGATGGTCCCGTTCGTCCGGCGTGAGCCGTGACGTGTCGAGCACACCACCGGGCAGAAGGGTCACCCCGCCCAGGCGCCCGCGCCTGATCAGCAACGGGAAGCCCGCTTCCTGCAGCCACCGCAGGTCCCGCAGGACGGTACGGACGGAGACCCCGACCTCATCGGCCAGATCGGCGGTCGTCATGGTCTCCCGGGACTGCAGCGCCAGCAGGAGCGAGAAGAAGCGATCCGGAGTCACGGAACCGAGGATCTCAGAAATCATGACGGGATCCGTCATGATTTGCGGGCACGCTCCAGTCGTTCGCAAGACCGACCCAGGTCGAAAGGCCGAGCCAGGTCGAAAGACCGAGCCAAGGAGTGCGCCATGCCCGCCCCGATCGTGTTCATCGTCTATGTCAACGACGCCCCCGCAGCCGCCCGTTTCTACGCGGAACTCCTCGAGAGCGAGCCCAACTTCGAGACCCCCGAGTACATCGGCTTCGATCTCGGCGAGGGCGCGGACCTCGCCGTCTGGAGCGGGGCGTTCGACGGCAGCCTGACCCCGGCGGTGCCCCGCACCAGCGAGGTCTGCCTGACCCTCGACGGCGGGCCCGACGTCATCGATCGCCACTTCGAGAAGTGGGTGGCGAAGGGGGTACGCGTGGTCAGCGAGCCCCACGACACGGTCTTCGGGCGCACGTTCGTCGTCGCGGACCCGGACGGCAACCTGATCCGAGTCGCCCCCGTCGACTGACGTCACCCCGACGGCAAAGTGAGCCGGGCGGCCCGCACCGGGCGGCCCGGCTCACTTTGCACGTCAGGCATACGATGCTGCCCATGACGCAAGAAGACGGGCAGCTGGACAGCCTCGTACGCAAACGGATCCGGGCGTTGCGGGTCGCGCAGGGCTGGTCCCTCGAAGAGCTGGCCACGCGCGCCCACCTCAGCCAGTCCTCGCTGAGCCGCATCGAGACGGGTCAGCGGCGCCTCGCCCTGGACCAGCTCGTCACGCTCGCACGCGCCCTGGACACCACGTTGGACCAGCTCGTGGAGAACGCCGCCGACGATGTCGTCATCAGCCCGACGATCGACGGCGCTCACGGCCTGATGCGCTGGCCGGTCAAGAGCGACCCCGGCATGAGCGTCATGCGTCAGCGGATGACCGAACCGCCGCCCGTCAACCCGGCGCGCATGCGGGCCCACCCCGGCCGCGAATGGCTCGTCGTCCTGTCCGGCACCGCCGTCCTCATGCTGGGGCACCGCCGCTTTCGCATCGAGACCAACCAGGCCGCCGAGTTCCCGACGATGATGCCGCACGCCATCGGCTCCGAGGGCGGGCCGTGCGAGATCATGGGCATCTTCGACCAGGACGCCCGCCGCGGTCACCAGCGGGACATCGTCGACTGCGACGACCAGGGCACCAAGGGCGCCAAGGGCTGCGATCTTGCGTGATGAGCAGCGCACAGAGTCACCTTCTTGCGTTGCGGGCAACTCTTCGTGCCACAGGCGCATGTCCTGCTTAAGGTGTCGGCATGACTCCAGCGCACCAGCACACCCCCCACAGCGACGGCCCGCACCGCCACCATCACGAGCACGGCGCCGACAGCCAGGACAGCGCCCAGGCGGAGCTCCTCGACCTGGACGCGGAGGTGCTCGCCGAGCACATCGCGTCCATCACCGCCTGGCTGCCGCTGAAGACCGCGCCCCGCCAGATCGTGGATCTGGGCTGCGGCACGGGAGCGGGCACCTTCGCCCTCCTCGACCGCTTCCCCGAGGCGCAGATCACCGCGGTCGACACCTCGGCGGGACATCTCAAGGACCTGCGCGAGAAGGCGTGCGCCCGTGGGGTGGGGGAACGCGTGCGCACCGTGCAGGCCGACCTCGACGAGCCCGACTGGCCCGATCTCGGCACCCCCGACCTGGTGTGGGCCTCGGCGTCGATGCACCACATGGCCCGGCCGGAGCGGGCCCTGCGCAGTGTCCACGACATGCTCGCGCCCGGCGGCCTGTTCGCCGTCGTGGAGCTGGACGGCTTCCCCCGCTTCCTGCCCGCGGACGCCCCGGAGGAGCGGCCGGGCCTCGAAGAGCGCTGCCATGCCGCGACCGAGAGTTTCCACGCCGAGCACGTCCCGCACCGCGGCGCCGACTGGGGGCCGATGCTGTCCGCCGCCGGTTTCCTCGTCGAGGACGAGCGCACCGTCTCCGTACACATCGAGGGCGACCGCAGTGAGGCGATCGGCCGCTATGCCCGCGAGAGCCTGCTCCGCATCCGCGGCACAGCCGCGGAGACGCTCGACGGTGCGGATCTCGCCGCGCTCGACGAGCTCCTCGACGCCGAAGGGCCGCGCGGCATCCTGCGCCGCGACGACCTGGTCGTGCGCACCGAACGCACCGTCTGGGCCGCACGCCGCGCCTGACCGGCCGGGACCCGTCGCGGGGCTTCCCCCGCGGATCACTCCCAGGGGCGTGCGATAAGTTGCCCGCCATGGCAGATCTCGGACAAGTCACCTGGCCGCCCGCCCCGTTGAAGACCGAACGCCTCGTTCTCCGCGCGTCCGAGGCCCGGGACCGTGCGGCGTTCGTCGAGCTGTTCGCGTCGCCCGAGGTGAACACGTATCTGGGCGGCCCCCGACCGCGTGACGAGTGTGAGCGCGCGTTGCCCGAGACGCCGGAGAGCCGCCTCGGCCTCTTCGTGATCGAGCTCGACGGCGCGATGATCGGCACCATCGAACTCAACCGGCGCGACGGGGAGCGGCGAAGTCGTGTCCGTCCGGATGCCGGAGAGGCCGAACTCGGCTACTTGCTGCTGCCGACGGCATGGGGACAGGGATACGCAGCCGAGGCGTGCGCGGCGGCGCTCACCTGGTACGCCGACGCACAGCCCGGCGAGCCGGTGGTGCTCTGCACCCAGACCGCCAACCACCGCTCGATGCGTCTCGCGGCGAAGCTGGGATTCACCGAGGTGCAGCGGTACGAGGCGTGGGGCGCCGAGCAGTGGATGGGCCTGTGGTCCCCGGTCGCCCCGAACCCTGGAACGTGACGGCTACGTCGCCCGCGCCTCACTGACCTCGCTGGGCCGGGGTTTCCTCGGAGACGCCCGTCGGCAGCAGCACGCGCGGGGAGAGGCGGGCCAGGGGCAGGACGACGGCGCCGAGTACGAAGCCGTAACAGGCCACCAGACCGTGCCCGTTGTCCTGCGCCAGCCACATCGCGAGTCCGGCGACGGGCACGCCCACCGCCATCAGCCGCGCCTTGGGGGCGGTGCTCGACAGCACGAGACCCGCCGCGAGCGTCGCGGCGAGGAAGTACGTCGCGCCGGAGCTTCCGGCGAAGTTGCGCGGGTCGGTGCTCGGCGCGCTCTCGCCGAAGAGCGCGTCGATCCGCTGCGGCAGCAGGATGCCTCCGGCGAACAGTGCCAGCATCAGCGGCCCGCCCCAGAACCATTGCGCCAGCGCGGCGATCACCGCGAGGGTGGCGATGTTCCAGACGGTCCCGAACACCCCGCCGTTCTGCATGAACACCGAGGTCACCACACGCCACCAGCCGGATTCGTGCGGGTCGCCGTCCAGCGCGTCCATCGCCCCGGACCAGCTCAGCTGGAGCACCACCGCGCCGACAGCGACCACCGCTAGCGCGAGGGCCCCGTAGGGAACGGGCCGCTTGCGGAGGTCACCGTCACCGATCAGGAGCATGCCGCTCTTGAACATCAGCACCATCAACGCAGCGGTCGTCAGATTGAAAGTTATCGCGCCCACGCAACTCATCCCCCGATTGAAAGACCCTGGTCACAGGTCGGCGATCACCATAACCGCTGTTCGGGGGTGTGACCTGATGCCTAGAGGTCCCGGCAGATTCCGCGGGCCTTGTCCAGGTCTTGTTTCGCCGCGGCGTCGAAGTCGAAGACCCTGGCGTGGCGCTCCTGCGAGCGGCGTATCGCCTGGGCGAGCGGCTCGTACCGCTTGTCGCCCGCTGCGGCCGATGCCGAGAAGGCTCCCGCCGCGGTGTACCGGTTGACGGAGATCTCGCCTGCCGAGCCCTTCTCCGTGTACTTCGTCTCGTCGAATCCGTCGAGCGCCTCGCACGCGGCCCGCGCGTCACCGGCCGCGGTCCCGCTCTCCGACGTCGTACCGTCTCCGTCGCCGTTCAGCGCCCACGCCGCTCCGACTCCCCCGCCCCCGATGACGAGGCCAACCATCAGCCACACGGCCGCGGTCGCGGTGCGGCCGCGTGGTCGTGCGGTCGCCGTCGGGGCCGCTGGTGGGGCTGGGGTGGGGTGGTCCTGCTGTGGCTGCATCCGGCCAACATAGTGCGGTCCGCTCTCGGGCTCGGCGGCGGGCCTCAGGATGTGCGCTCGGGGCGTCGGCGGACAGAAAATCCCTTGGCGGGCCGTGGCGGCCACTGCTACTTTCCTGGAGGCCGTGCGAGAGAAGAGGAGGTGGTACCCGTGAACGTATCGACGTGGGTGCTCTCCTCCGGGGTCACGGTCGGACGCTAGACAGGTCGTCCGGGAGCGCCGTCTGTGAGCTCTCCCGAAAGGCACGACCATGCACTTCACTTCCGACACCATGCGGTTCACGTCCGAACAGCGACTCGACGACGGCATCATCGAGCGCGAGTTCACCCTCGGCGAGATCCCCGGCACCTTGTGGACGCCCGGATCCGCCGGATCCGCCACACCGGTTCCGCTGATCCTGATGGCACACAACAACGGCCTGCCCAAGGCGCAGCCCCGGCTTGTGGCGCGGGCCAGGCAGACCGCGGCGTACGGCTACGCGGTGGCCACCATCGACGCCGCAGGGTGCGGCGACCGGCCCCGCTCCGCCGCCGACGAACAGGCCCGCGCCGACCTCCGCCGGGCGATGCGGGCCGGTGAGCCGGTCGATGAGATCTTCGAGTCGTTCATCGGCCCGCTGGTCGAAAAGGCGGTCCCGGATTGGCGGAGCACCCTGGACGCCCTCCTCGCGCTGCCCGAGATCGGCGGCCCGGTCGGGTACTCGGGGTGGACCGCCGTCGGCATCCACCTCGCGGCGGTCGAGCCGCGCATCGCGGCCGCCGGTTTCTTCGCCGGGGGTTACGTGCCTCGCGCCCAGCGTGAGGAGGCCCGGCAGGTCACCGTTCCGCTGCTGTTCCTGCTGCAGTGGGACGACGAAGGGAACCCCCGGCAGCGGGCCCTGGACCTGTTCGACGCCTTCGGCAGCACGGAGAAGACGCTGCACGCGAACCTGGGCGGGCACGTCGGTACCCCGTGGTTCGAGGTGGCGGACGGGGGCCGGTTCTACGACCGGCACCTGAAGTAGGACCGGACGCCGTTGAGGAGGGCGTCGGCTCTGGTCCCGGCCCTCCTCGACGGCGGTGGTCAGGAGGTGAAGAAGGCCATCATTTCCTGGGGCGTGGGGTTGTGGGTGACTGCGGCGGCCGCCACAGCGGCGCGGGGGAACAGCTCTCGCTCGTACGCGGTGAGGGCCCTCTCGATGTCGTCGGGGTGGGCGGCGATGGCCTTGCCGAGTGCGGCACCGTCCTGCATGGCCAGGCCCGCGCCTTCGCCGTTGGGCGTCGAGAGGTGAGCGGCGTCGCCGAGCAGCGTCACGCCCGGCACCCGGTCCCAGCGGTGCCCGACCGGCAGCGCGTAGAGGGGGCGCAGGACCGGCACGCTCTGCCCGGCGGTGATCAGGGCGGTGAGTTCGGGTGCCCAGCCGTCGTACTCCTGCGCGATCCGCGCGGCGGCCGCGACGGAATCGGTGAAGTCGACGGTGGCGAACCAGTCCTGCGGCTTGACCAGGGTGATGTAGGCGTGGACGGCCCCGCCCCTCTCCCGGTGGGCCACGAGCCACGTCCCGTTCCCGTCCGGGTCGAGAGCCACGAGCGTCCCGCCGCCGACCGCTTTCGCGGTGGCCGGGTGACGGGTGTCGGCGTCGTGCAGGTGGGTCTCGACGAAGGACCGGCCGACGTATGCGGGTGTGCCGTCGGAGAGCAGCGGCCGGACGCGTGACCACGCGCCGTCCGCACCGACCAGCAGGCTCGTGACGACGGTACGCCCTTCGGCGAAGGCCACCTCGTGGCGGCCCTCGGTGAGGGTACGGACACCGGTGACCTTGTGCCCCCATCGGACAGTGCCGTCGGGGAGCGCGTCGAGCAGGATCTGGCGCAGTTCGCCGCGCTGGACCTCGGGGCTCGCGCCCGTGCCGTCGTCGCCCTTCTCGAACAGGACCGTTCCGTCGCGGTCCAGGACCCGTATCGCCTG contains these protein-coding regions:
- a CDS encoding class I SAM-dependent methyltransferase, giving the protein MTPAHQHTPHSDGPHRHHHEHGADSQDSAQAELLDLDAEVLAEHIASITAWLPLKTAPRQIVDLGCGTGAGTFALLDRFPEAQITAVDTSAGHLKDLREKACARGVGERVRTVQADLDEPDWPDLGTPDLVWASASMHHMARPERALRSVHDMLAPGGLFAVVELDGFPRFLPADAPEERPGLEERCHAATESFHAEHVPHRGADWGPMLSAAGFLVEDERTVSVHIEGDRSEAIGRYARESLLRIRGTAAETLDGADLAALDELLDAEGPRGILRRDDLVVRTERTVWAARRA
- a CDS encoding VOC family protein; protein product: MPAPIVFIVYVNDAPAAARFYAELLESEPNFETPEYIGFDLGEGADLAVWSGAFDGSLTPAVPRTSEVCLTLDGGPDVIDRHFEKWVAKGVRVVSEPHDTVFGRTFVVADPDGNLIRVAPVD
- a CDS encoding dienelactone hydrolase family protein, whose translation is MRFTSEQRLDDGIIEREFTLGEIPGTLWTPGSAGSATPVPLILMAHNNGLPKAQPRLVARARQTAAYGYAVATIDAAGCGDRPRSAADEQARADLRRAMRAGEPVDEIFESFIGPLVEKAVPDWRSTLDALLALPEIGGPVGYSGWTAVGIHLAAVEPRIAAAGFFAGGYVPRAQREEARQVTVPLLFLLQWDDEGNPRQRALDLFDAFGSTEKTLHANLGGHVGTPWFEVADGGRFYDRHLK
- a CDS encoding helix-turn-helix domain-containing protein — encoded protein: MTQEDGQLDSLVRKRIRALRVAQGWSLEELATRAHLSQSSLSRIETGQRRLALDQLVTLARALDTTLDQLVENAADDVVISPTIDGAHGLMRWPVKSDPGMSVMRQRMTEPPPVNPARMRAHPGREWLVVLSGTAVLMLGHRRFRIETNQAAEFPTMMPHAIGSEGGPCEIMGIFDQDARRGHQRDIVDCDDQGTKGAKGCDLA
- a CDS encoding helix-turn-helix transcriptional regulator, whose protein sequence is MTPDRFFSLLLALQSRETMTTADLADEVGVSVRTVLRDLRWLQEAGFPLLIRRGRLGGVTLLPGGVLDTSRLTPDERDHLALHGLDDAQREQLGATADTRRADRKVRSGLRPSSTGALPLSAVVTTDNRPWFFRDAAGMPPAALVGDLRRGVRLRISYRRSAETEAAWRVVDPYGLLAKAGRWYLVADAEGRPRLHALERLVGWEPMRAARRLRPDATLDGVAAELTARWENPEAFRIHAEIDADRLGLARRVLGRRLAVQDTEGVLGGRVSITVTGRDVEDVRLLLQFGDSATVTGPAEAREHVRRLAAQILEINS
- a CDS encoding GNAT family N-acetyltransferase, whose amino-acid sequence is MADLGQVTWPPAPLKTERLVLRASEARDRAAFVELFASPEVNTYLGGPRPRDECERALPETPESRLGLFVIELDGAMIGTIELNRRDGERRSRVRPDAGEAELGYLLLPTAWGQGYAAEACAAALTWYADAQPGEPVVLCTQTANHRSMRLAAKLGFTEVQRYEAWGAEQWMGLWSPVAPNPGT
- a CDS encoding FAD-dependent oxidoreductase, encoding MHTPVTIIGAGLGGLVLARVLHLHDIPVTVYEADASVTTRAQGGMLDIHERNGQLALETADLMDEFRGIILAGRQAIRVLDRDGTVLFEKGDDGTGASPEVQRGELRQILLDALPDGTVRWGHKVTGVRTLTEGRHEVAFAEGRTVVTSLLVGADGAWSRVRPLLSDGTPAYVGRSFVETHLHDADTRHPATAKAVGGGTLVALDPDGNGTWLVAHRERGGAVHAYITLVKPQDWFATVDFTDSVAAAARIAQEYDGWAPELTALITAGQSVPVLRPLYALPVGHRWDRVPGVTLLGDAAHLSTPNGEGAGLAMQDGAALGKAIAAHPDDIERALTAYERELFPRAAVAAAAVTHNPTPQEMMAFFTS